The proteins below are encoded in one region of Rhodopirellula halodulae:
- a CDS encoding translation initiation factor, protein MTRLFAGTPFDIPPTCDLCGKQETDCLCTDQQKADAEAARQREADRLPPEQQTARIRLDRRKGGRTVTLVEGLTSRANDLPALLGQLQSACGSGGTVKKADDLIELQGDHIERVRQKLSEIGYRLKK, encoded by the coding sequence ATGACACGTCTTTTCGCGGGAACCCCGTTTGATATCCCACCGACGTGCGACCTCTGCGGAAAGCAGGAAACGGATTGCCTCTGCACGGATCAGCAGAAAGCCGATGCGGAGGCCGCTCGTCAACGCGAAGCCGATCGACTGCCGCCCGAACAGCAAACCGCTCGCATACGATTGGATCGCCGGAAAGGTGGCCGCACGGTGACCTTGGTGGAAGGACTGACCTCGCGAGCCAACGACCTGCCAGCCCTTCTTGGCCAATTGCAATCCGCGTGTGGCTCGGGTGGAACGGTGAAAAAGGCAGACGATCTGATCGAATTGCAGGGCGACCACATCGAACGAGTTCGACAAAAGCTGAGCGAAATCGGTTACCGGCTGAAGAAATAG
- a CDS encoding tRNA (adenine(22)-N(1))-methyltransferase yields the protein MPRLDARLKCVASMIRSERHADIGSDHGHLLAALLAAGRIQFGFAIENKRQPFKNSKTTLNGYAAEVRFADGLAGLRPAEVDSLSICGMGGGSIVRILEAFPERVPDRLMLQPNKSINVVRRWARNNRFKLLDERCTQGGRRFEILSFQRTDQAEDPAYQQLQQRGCDSELGYEFGPWFLLRQDAELRRLLREELDYLKKMPALTDESRTRMEAISRLEAAGYFFSR from the coding sequence ATGCCGCGACTTGACGCTCGACTCAAATGTGTCGCATCGATGATTCGATCCGAGCGACATGCCGATATCGGTTCCGATCACGGTCATCTTCTCGCGGCGTTGCTCGCCGCTGGGCGGATCCAGTTTGGATTCGCGATTGAAAACAAACGTCAACCGTTCAAGAATTCCAAGACAACCTTGAATGGCTATGCAGCCGAAGTGCGTTTCGCTGACGGCTTGGCGGGACTGCGGCCGGCGGAAGTGGATTCACTCAGTATCTGTGGAATGGGTGGCGGTTCCATTGTCAGGATCCTGGAAGCTTTTCCTGAACGAGTGCCCGACCGTTTGATGCTGCAGCCCAACAAGTCAATCAATGTTGTGCGACGTTGGGCTAGAAACAATCGATTCAAGTTGTTGGACGAACGTTGCACGCAAGGCGGGCGGCGATTTGAAATCCTTTCGTTTCAGCGAACAGACCAGGCGGAAGATCCTGCCTACCAGCAATTGCAGCAGCGAGGGTGTGATTCCGAATTGGGCTACGAATTCGGTCCGTGGTTCTTATTGCGACAAGACGCCGAGCTACGACGTTTGCTGCGGGAAGAACTCGACTACCTCAAGAAAATGCCAGCACTGACGGACGAAAGTCGAACGCGAATGGAAGCGATCTCGCGGTTGGAAGCGGCGGGCTATTTCTTCAGCCGGTAA